In Geobacter anodireducens, a genomic segment contains:
- a CDS encoding UDP-N-acetylmuramoylalanine--D-glutamate ligase gives MDLEGKNILVVGLARTGVAVARFLAARGARVTVTDLRDETALAGPLEQLAGLPVTYVLGRHDEADFAAAETVVVSPGVPQESPYLQAARRAGREVVTEIELASRFITAPLVAITGTNGKTTTTTLTGELFAGCGFRTFVGGNIGNPLIELVETGATVDRVVVEISSFQLEWIRSFRPTVAVLLNITEDHLDRYATYQEYIDAKARIFENQTASDWAVLNMDDPIVAGLAGRTHAAVFPMSRQRELSEGIFCRDGVITFRHGGRQERFPTDRFRVTGVHNIENIMASLAAALLLGCNAERALACVEAFGGLPHRMELVRELNGVRYFEDSKATNVGSVEKALASFNDITLIAGGKDKGGSYAPLAGLVAERVRHMILIGEAKERMAHELGHLTDTRMAATLEEAVELAASLTLPGGVVLFSPACSSFDMFRDYEERAQRFRAAVDALSPGGAP, from the coding sequence ATGGACCTTGAAGGAAAGAACATACTCGTTGTGGGCCTCGCCCGGACCGGGGTGGCGGTCGCCCGCTTCCTGGCCGCGCGGGGCGCACGGGTGACCGTGACCGACCTGCGGGACGAGACCGCCCTGGCCGGTCCGCTGGAGCAACTGGCCGGCCTCCCTGTGACCTACGTGCTGGGACGCCACGACGAGGCTGACTTCGCTGCGGCCGAAACGGTGGTGGTAAGCCCGGGCGTGCCCCAGGAAAGCCCCTATCTCCAGGCGGCGCGGCGGGCCGGGCGTGAGGTCGTTACCGAGATCGAGCTTGCGTCCCGGTTCATCACCGCGCCTCTGGTGGCCATCACGGGCACCAACGGCAAGACGACCACCACGACCCTCACGGGCGAACTCTTCGCGGGATGCGGATTCCGGACGTTCGTTGGGGGAAACATCGGCAATCCGCTCATCGAACTGGTGGAGACCGGGGCAACAGTGGACCGGGTGGTGGTTGAGATCAGCTCCTTCCAGCTTGAATGGATCCGCTCGTTCCGGCCCACGGTCGCGGTGCTCCTCAACATCACCGAGGACCACCTGGACCGGTACGCCACCTATCAGGAGTATATCGACGCCAAGGCCCGGATTTTCGAGAACCAGACCGCGTCGGACTGGGCGGTCCTCAACATGGACGATCCGATCGTGGCGGGGCTTGCCGGCAGGACGCACGCCGCAGTGTTCCCCATGAGCCGGCAACGGGAGCTTAGCGAGGGGATATTCTGCCGGGACGGGGTCATCACCTTCCGCCATGGCGGCCGCCAGGAGCGGTTTCCCACGGACCGCTTCAGAGTCACCGGGGTCCACAACATCGAGAACATCATGGCATCCCTGGCCGCCGCGCTGCTTCTGGGATGCAATGCCGAACGGGCGCTGGCATGCGTTGAGGCGTTCGGCGGACTCCCCCACCGGATGGAACTGGTGCGCGAACTCAACGGCGTCCGCTACTTCGAGGACAGCAAGGCCACCAATGTGGGAAGCGTGGAAAAGGCGCTGGCAAGCTTCAACGACATCACCCTCATCGCCGGCGGCAAGGACAAGGGGGGAAGCTATGCCCCCCTCGCCGGCCTCGTGGCCGAGCGCGTACGGCACATGATCCTGATCGGCGAGGCAAAGGAGCGGATGGCCCACGAACTGGGACATCTCACGGACACCCGCATGGCAGCGACCCTGGAAGAGGCCGTGGAACTGGCCGCCTCCCTGACGCTGCCGGGGGGAGTGGTCCTCTTCTCGCCCGCCTGTTCCAGCTTTGACATGTTCCGCGATTACGAAGAACGGGCGCAGCGGTTCCGCGCCGCCGTGGACGCGCTGAGTCCGGGAGGCGCGCCGTGA
- a CDS encoding penicillin-binding protein, which translates to MRYDAEKWITLRIRFIGGFFVFFFSLVVCRAFYLQVVKRDHLLKLADRQHQKIVPLTPARGAIYDANGSALAVSVEMDSCFAEPKSIADLDETAVRLSPVLGIPKETLLRKLQGNRNFVWLQRRLTPDVVKRIRSLDIDGIGFVKETKRFYPNSEVAAHVIGFTGLDPEGLEGIERRYDTTILGGTGYLVTERDALGRDVALKGTVVQNGAMGHNVVLTLDKNIQYIAEKELARAVDGSGARAGTAVVMDPHTGRVLAMANYPTFNLNAHGAYHPSLWRNRAVADSYEPGSTFKVFLIASALEEKVIRPGDWINCEGGSFSIGGRTIHDTHKYGSLSIPEILKYSSNIGSAKIGSRLGASRLYSYLRNFGFGARTGIDLPGETGGTLRDWNQWYGIDLATVSFGQGVTASSIQLAAAVSAIANGGTLMKPYLVERVVDSEGNVIKSSSPQPVRRVVSEATATSVARMMEGVAVEGGTGTNAAVEGFRVAGKTGTAQKVDPVTRGYSLTKRTASFIGFVPADRPRLTILVMIDEPKTSPYGGVVAAPAFSSIALQSLCYLKVPPDGIVRSKPKVVEAKAGQHAEDELPAAEGEIVDAGEGAVMPNFRGMSMRQALKAMEERGLNVRLMGSGRAVEQSPRPGHRIGPSDQVWVKFVPSA; encoded by the coding sequence ATGAGATATGACGCGGAGAAATGGATAACTCTGCGCATCCGCTTTATTGGCGGTTTCTTCGTTTTCTTTTTTTCTCTCGTTGTTTGTCGCGCCTTCTATCTCCAGGTGGTCAAGCGCGACCACCTGCTCAAGCTTGCCGACCGCCAGCACCAGAAGATTGTTCCCCTGACGCCTGCCCGGGGGGCCATATACGACGCGAACGGCTCGGCCCTTGCCGTGTCGGTGGAGATGGATTCCTGCTTTGCCGAGCCCAAGTCGATCGCTGACCTGGACGAGACGGCGGTGCGGCTCTCCCCGGTTCTGGGCATTCCGAAAGAAACCCTGCTCCGCAAGCTGCAGGGGAACAGGAACTTTGTCTGGCTCCAGCGCCGGTTGACTCCCGATGTGGTGAAAAGAATCCGGTCACTGGATATTGATGGGATCGGTTTCGTCAAGGAAACCAAACGGTTTTACCCCAACTCGGAAGTGGCGGCCCATGTCATCGGTTTTACCGGCCTGGACCCTGAGGGGCTTGAGGGGATCGAACGGCGCTACGACACAACCATCCTTGGCGGCACCGGTTATCTGGTGACCGAGCGGGACGCCCTTGGCCGGGATGTGGCGCTGAAGGGGACTGTGGTCCAGAACGGGGCCATGGGGCACAATGTCGTTCTGACCCTTGACAAGAACATCCAGTACATCGCCGAAAAGGAGCTTGCCCGGGCCGTTGACGGCAGCGGCGCCCGGGCCGGCACCGCCGTCGTCATGGACCCCCATACCGGACGGGTCCTGGCCATGGCCAATTACCCGACGTTCAATCTGAACGCCCACGGCGCCTATCATCCATCCCTGTGGCGCAACAGGGCTGTGGCCGACAGCTATGAGCCGGGATCCACCTTCAAGGTGTTTCTCATCGCCTCGGCCCTTGAGGAAAAGGTGATCAGGCCGGGCGACTGGATCAACTGCGAGGGTGGCAGCTTCTCCATCGGCGGGCGGACCATTCACGACACCCACAAGTATGGGAGCCTGAGCATCCCGGAGATTCTGAAGTATTCGAGCAACATCGGGTCCGCAAAGATCGGCAGCCGCCTCGGTGCATCAAGGCTCTATTCATACCTGCGGAATTTCGGCTTCGGTGCGCGGACCGGCATTGATCTCCCCGGAGAGACAGGGGGAACCCTCAGGGACTGGAACCAGTGGTACGGCATCGATCTGGCCACCGTCTCCTTCGGCCAGGGGGTGACCGCCAGTTCCATCCAGCTTGCGGCAGCCGTTTCCGCCATCGCCAATGGCGGGACCCTCATGAAGCCGTACCTGGTTGAGCGGGTCGTCGACAGCGAGGGCAACGTCATCAAGAGTTCATCTCCGCAACCGGTGCGACGGGTGGTCTCCGAGGCGACAGCCACGTCCGTGGCCCGCATGATGGAAGGGGTGGCAGTGGAGGGCGGGACCGGCACCAACGCGGCAGTGGAAGGATTTCGGGTGGCGGGCAAGACGGGTACGGCCCAGAAGGTCGACCCGGTGACGCGGGGCTACTCGCTCACCAAGCGTACAGCCTCATTCATCGGTTTTGTCCCGGCCGATCGGCCCCGGCTTACCATCCTCGTCATGATCGATGAGCCCAAGACAAGCCCCTATGGCGGAGTCGTGGCGGCGCCCGCCTTCAGTTCCATTGCACTGCAGTCCCTCTGCTACCTGAAGGTGCCGCCCGACGGCATTGTCAGGAGCAAGCCGAAGGTGGTCGAGGCAAAGGCAGGCCAGCACGCGGAAGACGAACTTCCCGCCGCGGAAGGAGAGATCGTCGACGCAGGAGAAGGGGCAGTGATGCCCAACTTTCGAGGCATGAGCATGCGGCAGGCCCTCAAGGCCATGGAAGAGCGGGGGCTCAACGTGAGGCTCATGGGAAGCGGTCGGGCCGTCGAGCAAAGCCCGCGTCCCGGACACCGGATTGGGCCGTCGGATCAGGTGTGGGTGAAGTTCGTACCATCGGCATGA
- a CDS encoding cell division/cell wall cluster transcriptional repressor MraZ, protein MFRGIYETTIDAKGRTSLPAKFREVLVDVHGDDRFVITNSAPVDLGGGAFSSGLLIFPYAKWVEFEEHFRSSRGLSSAQRNSIMRTIISPAVECCADKLGRLLIPPHLRKGAALERDILFIGVMDKIEVWSQAEREKVRIQDLKNFPSDSETVAELGL, encoded by the coding sequence ATGTTCAGAGGAATCTACGAGACAACCATTGACGCCAAGGGACGAACGAGTCTTCCGGCCAAATTCCGGGAGGTTCTCGTTGACGTTCATGGTGACGATCGTTTCGTGATAACCAACTCTGCGCCCGTTGATCTGGGGGGAGGCGCCTTCAGTAGCGGTCTCCTGATTTTTCCCTATGCCAAGTGGGTGGAGTTCGAGGAACATTTCCGTTCCAGCAGGGGACTGAGCTCTGCCCAGCGCAACAGTATCATGCGGACGATCATTTCCCCCGCGGTTGAGTGCTGCGCCGACAAGCTGGGGCGCCTGCTGATCCCTCCCCACCTGAGAAAAGGGGCCGCCCTTGAGCGGGACATCCTTTTTATCGGCGTGATGGACAAGATTGAGGTCTGGAGCCAGGCCGAGCGCGAGAAGGTTCGGATTCAGGATCTGAAGAATTTCCCGTCCGATTCCGAGACGGTGGCAGAGTTGGGGCTCTAG
- the mraY gene encoding phospho-N-acetylmuramoyl-pentapeptide-transferase (First step of the lipid cycle reactions in the biosynthesis of the cell wall peptidoglycan): MLYHLLYPLAADFRIFNVFKYLTFRTIYAVITALVVSFILGPWVIRKLEALQARQVIRTDGPESHLKKSGTPTMGGILILSSIAIPTLLWADLTNRYVWTTLFVILGYGLIGFTDDYKKVVEKDTKGLSPRQKMFWQMLIAGGAVCFLVLVAGMSTDLSVPFFKRLHPDLSYLYIPFGMLVVVGASNAVNLTDGLDGLAIGPVAINAATFLLFAYIAGNAKLSSYLQTPYVPGAGELAVLCGAMVGAGIGFLWYNAYPAEVFMGDVGSLSLGGGLGILAVITKQEMLLVIVGGIFVVEALSVIFQVGSYKYRGKRIFRMAPIHHHFELKGVAEPKIIVRFWIITIILALVAISTLKLR, translated from the coding sequence ATGCTCTACCATCTGCTCTATCCGCTGGCCGCCGATTTCCGGATCTTCAACGTCTTCAAATATCTGACGTTCCGGACCATCTATGCCGTCATCACCGCCCTGGTGGTGTCGTTCATCCTGGGGCCGTGGGTCATCCGGAAGCTGGAGGCGCTCCAGGCCCGTCAGGTGATCCGCACCGACGGCCCCGAGTCGCACCTGAAAAAATCGGGCACCCCCACCATGGGGGGGATCCTCATCCTCTCATCCATAGCCATCCCGACCCTTCTCTGGGCCGACCTGACGAACCGGTACGTCTGGACAACGCTTTTCGTGATCCTCGGCTACGGCCTTATCGGCTTCACCGACGATTACAAAAAGGTGGTGGAAAAGGATACCAAGGGGCTCTCGCCCCGGCAGAAGATGTTCTGGCAGATGCTCATCGCGGGCGGCGCCGTCTGCTTCCTCGTCCTCGTCGCCGGCATGTCAACGGATCTCTCGGTGCCCTTCTTCAAGCGGCTGCATCCGGATCTGTCGTACCTCTACATCCCCTTCGGCATGCTGGTTGTCGTGGGGGCGAGCAATGCCGTGAACCTGACCGACGGTCTCGACGGCCTCGCCATAGGGCCGGTTGCCATCAATGCGGCCACGTTTCTGCTCTTTGCCTACATCGCGGGCAATGCCAAACTTTCCAGCTATCTCCAGACTCCCTACGTGCCGGGAGCCGGTGAGCTGGCGGTCCTCTGCGGCGCCATGGTGGGCGCCGGTATCGGGTTTCTCTGGTACAACGCCTATCCCGCAGAGGTCTTCATGGGCGACGTGGGCTCCCTTTCCCTGGGGGGCGGGCTCGGCATCCTGGCGGTCATCACCAAGCAGGAGATGCTGCTGGTGATCGTGGGCGGCATTTTCGTGGTGGAGGCCCTGTCGGTCATCTTTCAGGTCGGATCGTACAAGTATCGGGGCAAGCGGATATTCAGGATGGCCCCCATTCACCACCACTTCGAACTGAAAGGGGTGGCGGAGCCGAAGATCATCGTCAGGTTCTGGATCATCACCATCATTCTGGCACTGGTCGCCATTTCGACGCTGAAGCTGAGATAG
- a CDS encoding cell division protein FtsL, whose translation MAQARTEFSKVAAPRKLEEMYAQRGDLFPYLLAVLVLLTLVSVFHVWSRVRVVDLNLEVAEVARQLKTAQEEQNRLKLEVASLKTPARIEAVAKGELGMALPTDQQVVVVK comes from the coding sequence ATGGCGCAGGCACGGACGGAATTCAGCAAGGTTGCGGCTCCCAGGAAGCTGGAGGAGATGTACGCCCAGCGGGGCGACCTGTTCCCGTACCTTCTTGCGGTGCTGGTTCTGTTGACCCTTGTCTCCGTCTTTCACGTCTGGTCCCGCGTGCGCGTCGTTGACCTGAACCTGGAGGTCGCCGAGGTGGCTCGTCAGCTCAAGACGGCTCAGGAGGAGCAGAATCGCCTCAAGCTCGAAGTGGCTTCCCTCAAGACCCCGGCCCGGATCGAGGCCGTGGCCAAGGGGGAGCTGGGCATGGCGCTTCCCACGGATCAGCAGGTGGTTGTTGTGAAATGA
- a CDS encoding UDP-N-acetylmuramoyl-L-alanyl-D-glutamate--2,6-diaminopimelate ligase — translation MRLEDLARVVDPIAVRGDLTREINGLYCDSRQVRSGGLFFALKGVASDGHDFIAAARERGAVAVVLEDEARAPGEMEWIRVRDARLAMSRMAALFYGQPTDGVPVVGITGTNGKTTTTYLVEAIMARAGIPAAVLGTISYRFGSKLVPAPHTTPESVELQATIRELVDEGAKAVVMEVSSHALEQRRVDGCRFDVAVFTNLTRDHLDYHRDMESYFGSKARLFTELVAPDGIKPRRTAAINGDDSYGARLIESSAAPVVSYGLAADAAVRAENVVFSVDGIAGTLVTPLGTAPFHSHLLGRFNLYNILAAVAAGVGLGLPLDAILGGIEDDVRVPGRLERVPNERGLTVLVDYAHTGDALENVLKTVSELTTGRIITVFGCGGDRDRGKRPVMAEISGRYSHLTIVTSDNPRTEEPRAIIEEVLTGVRPMGLREYDARELGRGFVDKGFTSLVSRRDAIRLAATVAAAGDIVLLAGKGHEDYQIIGTEKFHFDDREEAAAAFRSSDSGE, via the coding sequence ATGCGACTAGAAGATCTGGCACGGGTTGTTGATCCCATCGCGGTACGGGGCGATCTGACGCGGGAGATCAACGGACTTTACTGCGATTCACGGCAGGTGAGGTCCGGTGGTCTCTTTTTCGCGTTAAAAGGGGTCGCGTCCGACGGGCATGACTTCATTGCGGCTGCCCGCGAACGGGGCGCGGTCGCCGTTGTGCTGGAGGACGAAGCGCGGGCGCCGGGCGAGATGGAATGGATCCGGGTCAGGGATGCCCGCCTTGCCATGTCGCGAATGGCGGCGCTCTTTTACGGACAGCCCACTGACGGCGTGCCGGTGGTGGGCATCACCGGCACCAACGGCAAGACCACCACCACCTATCTGGTCGAGGCGATCATGGCCCGGGCAGGCATTCCGGCAGCAGTGCTCGGAACCATCAGCTACCGCTTCGGCTCGAAGCTCGTTCCCGCGCCCCACACCACGCCGGAATCCGTTGAACTGCAGGCAACAATCCGCGAGCTGGTGGACGAGGGGGCGAAGGCGGTGGTGATGGAGGTCTCGTCCCATGCCCTGGAGCAGCGGCGGGTAGACGGCTGCCGCTTCGACGTGGCGGTCTTCACGAATTTGACCCGCGACCATCTGGACTATCACCGGGACATGGAGTCCTATTTCGGCAGCAAGGCCCGGCTGTTTACGGAGCTTGTGGCGCCCGACGGGATCAAGCCGCGGCGCACGGCCGCCATCAACGGGGATGACTCCTACGGCGCCCGGCTGATCGAGTCCTCCGCCGCGCCCGTGGTTTCCTACGGGCTTGCCGCCGATGCGGCCGTGCGTGCCGAAAACGTCGTCTTCTCCGTGGACGGCATTGCAGGGACCCTTGTCACTCCGCTCGGGACGGCCCCGTTTCACTCGCACCTGCTGGGGCGGTTCAACCTGTACAACATCCTCGCCGCCGTTGCCGCGGGCGTCGGCCTCGGACTCCCTCTTGACGCCATTCTGGGGGGGATCGAGGATGATGTCCGGGTTCCGGGGCGGTTGGAGCGGGTGCCCAACGAACGGGGCCTAACGGTGCTGGTGGACTACGCCCACACGGGCGATGCCCTGGAAAATGTCCTGAAGACCGTGTCGGAGCTGACCACGGGGCGGATCATTACCGTCTTCGGCTGCGGCGGCGACCGCGACCGGGGCAAACGGCCCGTGATGGCGGAAATCAGCGGGCGCTACAGTCATCTGACCATCGTTACTTCCGACAACCCAAGGACCGAGGAGCCCAGGGCGATCATCGAGGAGGTTCTGACCGGCGTCAGACCCATGGGACTGCGGGAATACGATGCCCGTGAACTGGGCCGGGGCTTTGTGGACAAGGGGTTCACCTCGCTGGTGTCCCGGCGCGACGCCATCCGGCTTGCCGCAACGGTTGCCGCGGCGGGCGACATCGTGCTCCTGGCGGGCAAAGGGCATGAGGACTATCAGATCATCGGAACGGAAAAGTTCCACTTTGACGATCGCGAAGAGGCGGCCGCCGCATTCCGTTCATCGGACAGCGGAGAATAG
- a CDS encoding 16S rRNA (cytosine(1402)-N(4))-methyltransferase, protein MPAEVLEYLSPRPGGVYVDGTLGGAGHARLILEATAPDGMLIGFDRDPAALAAARERLASFGERFRPVPANFSEMGRILAELEVDGVDGFLLDVGVSSHQLDTAERGFSFLADAPLDMRMNTSVPGTAADLVNGLGEHELARIIKEYGEERWARRIASFIVKARAGGPIERTLQLVDIIKGAIPRGAWEERLHPATRTFQALRIAVNDELGSLERGLEAALGLLRPGGRGVVISFHSLEDRIVKTMFRRYAQGCTCPKELPRCVCGGAPRLRILTGRPVMAGEAEVAKNPRARSAKLRAAEKL, encoded by the coding sequence ATGCCGGCCGAGGTGCTGGAGTACTTATCCCCCCGCCCCGGCGGGGTGTATGTGGACGGGACTCTGGGGGGGGCTGGGCATGCCCGGCTGATCCTCGAGGCAACGGCCCCGGACGGGATGTTGATCGGGTTTGACCGGGACCCTGCGGCTCTGGCGGCCGCCCGTGAACGACTCGCTTCATTTGGCGAGCGATTCAGGCCGGTCCCCGCCAACTTCTCGGAGATGGGTCGGATTCTGGCCGAGTTGGAGGTCGACGGTGTCGACGGATTTCTCCTTGATGTGGGGGTCTCCTCTCACCAACTGGACACGGCGGAGCGGGGGTTCAGTTTCCTGGCCGATGCGCCTCTCGACATGCGGATGAATACCTCGGTACCCGGCACCGCCGCGGACCTGGTCAACGGACTGGGCGAACACGAGCTGGCCCGGATCATAAAAGAATATGGCGAAGAGCGATGGGCGCGGCGGATCGCCTCGTTCATCGTCAAGGCCCGGGCCGGCGGACCAATCGAGCGAACGCTCCAGTTGGTCGACATCATCAAGGGGGCAATCCCGCGGGGAGCCTGGGAAGAGCGGCTTCACCCGGCCACCCGGACCTTCCAGGCCCTTCGGATAGCGGTGAACGACGAACTCGGCAGCCTGGAGCGGGGGCTTGAGGCTGCCCTTGGACTGCTGAGACCCGGCGGGCGGGGGGTGGTGATCTCCTTCCACTCGCTGGAGGATCGAATCGTCAAAACCATGTTCCGCCGTTACGCCCAGGGGTGCACCTGCCCCAAGGAGCTTCCCCGCTGCGTGTGCGGCGGCGCTCCCCGACTCCGCATCCTGACGGGGCGGCCGGTCATGGCGGGTGAAGCAGAGGTGGCAAAGAATCCGAGAGCGCGCAGTGCCAAGCTGCGGGCGGCAGAAAAACTGTAG
- a CDS encoding UDP-N-acetylglucosamine--N-acetylmuramyl-(pentapeptide) pyrophosphoryl-undecaprenol N-acetylglucosamine transferase — MKLLIAGGGTGGHLFPGIAVAEEFLARDKRNEVLFVGTWKGIEARVLPKTGYRLECITAAGIRGKGSLARAKGLAKFLYGYAQSRKILKEFSPDLVLGVGGYASAPALMAARGMQIPRFIHEQNAIPGFTNRMLAKVADKIFISLEESRTYFPEDKTLLTGNPLRRQILQQVALAEPRERGDDAFHLLVFGGSAGAHRINLTMGEALSFLKEMKERLRITHQTGENDLEDVTAAYEEQGFAADVVAFIDSMADAYRWADLIVCRAGATTIAEVTACGKPCIFIPYPHAVDDHQRRNAESLLKRGAGFVIIEQELSGKVLAQAIRDLMDDQARLKAVGEAAQGLARLDAAQAIVDEMVARTRKEE; from the coding sequence ATGAAGCTGCTGATAGCCGGAGGGGGAACGGGCGGGCATCTCTTCCCGGGCATAGCGGTGGCCGAGGAATTTCTCGCCCGCGACAAACGGAACGAAGTCCTCTTCGTGGGGACCTGGAAAGGGATCGAGGCGCGGGTGTTGCCCAAAACAGGGTACCGGCTCGAATGCATCACCGCGGCCGGCATCCGGGGCAAGGGGAGTCTGGCCCGGGCCAAGGGGCTTGCCAAATTCCTCTACGGCTACGCCCAATCGCGCAAGATCCTGAAGGAGTTCAGTCCGGACCTGGTGCTCGGCGTCGGCGGATATGCCTCGGCGCCCGCCCTGATGGCGGCGCGGGGGATGCAGATCCCGCGTTTCATCCACGAGCAGAACGCCATCCCGGGCTTCACCAACCGGATGCTGGCCAAGGTGGCAGACAAGATATTCATCTCCCTCGAGGAGTCGCGGACGTATTTTCCCGAGGACAAGACGCTCCTGACCGGCAATCCGCTCCGCCGCCAGATCCTGCAGCAGGTTGCCCTGGCCGAACCCCGGGAGCGGGGCGATGACGCCTTCCATCTCCTGGTCTTCGGCGGGAGCGCCGGCGCCCACCGGATCAACCTGACCATGGGCGAGGCTCTGTCCTTCCTGAAGGAGATGAAGGAGAGGCTGCGGATCACCCACCAGACCGGGGAGAACGATCTGGAAGATGTGACCGCCGCCTATGAAGAGCAAGGCTTCGCAGCCGACGTAGTGGCCTTCATCGATTCCATGGCCGATGCCTATCGCTGGGCAGACCTGATCGTCTGCCGGGCAGGGGCCACCACCATCGCCGAGGTAACCGCCTGCGGCAAGCCCTGCATCTTCATCCCCTATCCCCACGCCGTGGACGACCACCAGCGCCGCAACGCCGAATCGCTCCTCAAGCGGGGAGCCGGGTTCGTCATTATCGAGCAGGAACTTTCAGGCAAGGTGCTGGCACAAGCGATCCGCGACCTCATGGACGACCAGGCGCGGCTCAAGGCCGTCGGCGAGGCGGCCCAGGGGCTTGCCCGGCTGGATGCGGCCCAGGCCATTGTCGACGAGATGGTGGCACGCACAAGGAAAGAAGAGTAA
- a CDS encoding stage V sporulation protein E codes for MNLGLNVREIERYDLVILLMAVALTCFGVVMVYSASSVVATKKFHDGFYFLKRQGVYALLGFGVMAVAMRIDYRIWREYAVPILLGCLFLLFLVFIPGIGGAAKGASRWIRLPGFNFQPSELAKIALIVYMAYSLDKKQDKVKFFSTGFLPYMVLLSAVLLILLKQHDLGAALTMGLVAIIMLFAAGTRPRYIIAMGMVALPILYFLVMNVDYRRRRILAYLNPWEDPTDTGFQIIQSWLAFGNGGVLGQGLGEGKQKMFYLPEAHTDFILSVTGEELGLIGVTVIAAMFLMLVLRGVRVALMAQEPFGRFLAFGIATLLGIQAFVNMAVVTGLLPTKGLALPFISYGGSSLIVTLFAVGILLNISTRLKGAP; via the coding sequence GTGAACCTGGGCCTGAACGTAAGGGAGATCGAGCGCTACGACCTCGTGATCCTCCTCATGGCGGTGGCTCTCACCTGCTTCGGGGTGGTGATGGTCTACTCGGCCTCCTCGGTCGTGGCTACCAAGAAGTTCCACGACGGGTTCTACTTTCTCAAGCGCCAGGGCGTTTACGCGCTCCTCGGCTTCGGCGTCATGGCCGTTGCCATGCGGATTGACTACCGCATCTGGCGCGAGTACGCCGTCCCGATCCTGTTGGGCTGCCTCTTTCTCCTGTTTCTCGTCTTCATCCCGGGAATCGGCGGAGCGGCCAAGGGGGCGTCCCGGTGGATCAGGCTGCCGGGATTCAATTTCCAGCCGTCGGAGCTGGCAAAGATCGCACTCATCGTTTACATGGCCTATTCGCTCGATAAAAAACAGGATAAGGTAAAATTTTTTTCCACGGGCTTTCTCCCGTACATGGTGCTCCTGTCCGCCGTCCTGCTGATCCTTCTCAAGCAGCACGACCTGGGCGCGGCCCTCACCATGGGACTGGTGGCCATCATCATGCTCTTCGCGGCGGGGACCCGGCCGCGCTACATCATCGCCATGGGGATGGTGGCTCTGCCGATTCTCTACTTCCTCGTCATGAACGTGGATTACCGGCGCCGGCGCATCCTTGCCTACCTCAACCCGTGGGAGGACCCCACCGATACCGGCTTCCAGATCATCCAATCGTGGCTTGCCTTCGGCAACGGCGGGGTGCTCGGCCAGGGGCTCGGCGAGGGCAAACAGAAAATGTTCTATCTTCCCGAGGCCCACACGGACTTCATCCTGTCGGTCACCGGCGAAGAGCTGGGGCTCATCGGCGTGACGGTCATCGCCGCCATGTTCCTCATGCTGGTCCTGCGCGGCGTCCGGGTGGCGCTCATGGCCCAGGAGCCCTTCGGGCGGTTCCTGGCATTCGGCATTGCCACGCTGCTCGGGATCCAGGCGTTCGTCAACATGGCGGTGGTGACGGGGCTCCTGCCCACCAAAGGCCTGGCGCTTCCCTTTATCAGCTACGGAGGAAGTTCATTGATAGTGACACTGTTCGCGGTGGGGATCCTTCTCAATATCTCGACGCGGCTCAAGGGGGCGCCATGA